The following is a genomic window from Desulfobacterales bacterium.
CAAATCGATCCGGGAAGAACATCACTGGGAACCGGGTCAGCGCCTTGAGGTCATTAAGTCCGGTGAAGGTGTTCAACTCAAACCAGTAGAGCCTTTCTCGAAAACCACCCTTGCCGATGTTGCGGCATGTCTGCAATACAAAGGCAAGGCCAAAACTCTTGCCGAGATGGAAGATGCCATCCGCAAGGGGGCACAGGAGGCCGCCCGTGATCGCGGTTGACACAAACGTTATCGTCCGTCTCCTGACTCGCGACGACGAGGAGCAGTTCCAGAAGGCCTCGACCTTATTCAGCAAATACGATATCTTCATCCCGGAAACCGTCATCCTCGAAACCGAATGGGTCCTGCGCTATGCTTACAATTTTGCGCCCGCCGCCATCTGTGATGCCTTTAGCAAGACCTTCGGCCTGCCAAATGTGAAGTTACAGCGGCCGGATATAATCGCCCAGGCCATTGACCTCTCCCGGAAGGACCTGGGTTTCGCCGACTCCCTGCATCTTTCCATGAGCAAGGAGTGCAAACATTTCGCCACCTTTGACACCGCCTTCATCCGCAAGGCAAAGGGGCTGACAAAGTGCAGGGTAAAAAAACCTTGAACCCGTGACAACCGGTTCATCCCCACGCCTGTGGGGAACATTGTAATTTCCCGCCGTAGACGAGCCCTTAAAACGGTTCATCCCCACGCCTGTGGGGAACATGCCATCTTTGGCGCTGCC
Proteins encoded in this region:
- a CDS encoding type II toxin-antitoxin system VapC family toxin translates to MIAVDTNVIVRLLTRDDEEQFQKASTLFSKYDIFIPETVILETEWVLRYAYNFAPAAICDAFSKTFGLPNVKLQRPDIIAQAIDLSRKDLGFADSLHLSMSKECKHFATFDTAFIRKAKGLTKCRVKKP
- a CDS encoding AbrB/MazE/SpoVT family DNA-binding domain-containing protein, with amino-acid sequence MKSTGNCQQKQLRTQEKQLCFPSQNRKRNPFQLLTFSFISLKVILPISYRGGFSMPTTILSSKGQVIIPKSIREEHHWEPGQRLEVIKSGEGVQLKPVEPFSKTTLADVAACLQYKGKAKTLAEMEDAIRKGAQEAARDRG